In Monomorium pharaonis isolate MP-MQ-018 chromosome 3, ASM1337386v2, whole genome shotgun sequence, a genomic segment contains:
- the LOC118644046 gene encoding vanin-like protein 1 isoform X1, protein MGQHWIIIHLLVICAHLSHQKSTPDATTYVAAVVEYPPKYLTSSSETLKVNSDAYVRLITTAAQIEKADIIVFPEDGLTTVHLPEREKMEDWTTVIPSALENYTPCNQNSVGVSETLKKISCAANDNEIYVIINIAEKAACTASSCPTDKVFYYNSNVVFDRTGKIIARYRKTHLFEEHQFNVTAVPEVVIFDTDFGVKFGTFICFDILFYEPALNLTRDHQVTDIIFSTAWFSEAPFLTAIQTQAGWSFAEDVNLLASGYNRPGSGNAGSGIYLGRKGIGKAIIPTTTHEKILIFEVPKIKKSTEYNKNHHDHSEETGQYHGKEYIHDELQKKWEDDNTDKDKLFLLHDNIHTFETFSLERNVTKTICQNGFCCDFKVEIAKIDPNIKYRLVVFNGIRLYSVVKAGVRACGIVQCSNESISSCGSVQESEMTFSNIEIMATFHDYKNDLIMPSTLKSDLHPLENWAFNEHAHDNHLHVNMFLNKNTNNLITFGIYSRDFDKNNANRTSFYIINYIIALLVTLLLSRF, encoded by the exons ATGGGTCAGCACTGGATTATAATTCATCTATTAGTAATATGTGCACATTTATCGCACCAG aaatcAACACCAGATGCAACAACTTATGTAGCGGCTGTAGTAGAGTATCCcccaaaatatttaacaagcAGCAGTGAGACTTTGAAAGTAAATTCTGATGCATATGTCAGACTTATTACAACAGCAGCTCAAATTGAA aaagctgatataattgttttccCCGAAGATGGTTTGACAACAGTTCATTTGccagagagagaaaaaatggaAGACTGGACAACTGTTATTCCTAGTGCCTTAGAAAATTACACACCTTGTAATCAAAACTCTGTTGGCGTTAGCGAG acattgaaaaaaatatcatgtgcTGCAAACGATAATGAGATCTATGTGATAATCAATATTGCTGAGAAAGCAGCTTGTACTGCCTCATCTTGTCCAACAGACAAAGTATTCTATTACAATAGCAACGTTGTATTTGATCGCACAGGAAAGATAATTGCCAG ATATCGTAAAACACATCTTTTTGAGGAACATCAATTTAATGTAACAGCTGTACCAGAAGTAGTGATTTTTGATACTGACTTTGGAGTAAAATTTGGAACTTTTATAtgctttgatattttattttacgaacCTGCATTGAACTTAACAAGAGATCATCAAGTtactgatattatattttcaacagCATGGTTTTCTGAGGCACCATTCTTAACAG CTATACAAACGCAAGCAGGATGGTCATTTGCGGAGGACGTAAATCTTTTAGCTTCAGGTTATAACAGACCCGGCTCAGGCAATGCCGGTAGTGGAATTTATTTAG GTCGAAAAGGAATCGGTAAAGCAATAATACCTACTACTAcgcatgaaaaaatattgatatttgaagtacctaaaataaaaaagagtactgaatataataaaaatcatcaTGATCATTCAGAGGAAACTGGGCAATATCACGGAAAAGAGTATATACACGACGAATTACAGAAAAAGTGGGAAGACGACAACACAGATAAAGATAAACTATTCTTGTTACATGACAATATTCACacatttgaaacattttcCTTGGAAAGAAATGTCACGAAAACTATCTGCCAGAATGGCTTCTGCTGCGACTTTAAAGtagaaattgcaaaaatagacccaaatataaaatatcgtttGGTGGTCTTTAATGGTATTCGTCTTTATTCTGTTGTTAAAGCCGGTGTACGTGCATGCGGCATAGTACAATGCTCAAATGAATCCATTTCATCATGTGGTTCTGTGCAAGAGTCGGAAATGACATTCAGTAACATTGAAATCATGGCAACGTTCCATGATTATAAAAACGATTTGATTATGCCGTCTACATTAAAGTCAGATTTACATCCGCTAGAAAATTGGGCATTTAATGAACACGCTCACGACAATCATTTGCACGTTAACatgttctta
- the LOC105839870 gene encoding vanin-like protein 1 — translation MPVELQSARNNLTLKKLVTPTVLTLIQMNILQKQFKLSNMNRHWIIGYLLVVCAHLSHQRSTLDATTYVAAVVEYPSKYLTNISETLKVNSDAYVRLITKAGHLYKADIIVFPEDGLTSTHLPEREEMEDWTTIIPSASDNYTPCTQNTVEVSEALKKISCAASDNEIYVVINIAEKAACNSTPCPKDKIFYYNSNVVFDRTGKIIARYRKVNLFATEPQFNVTPIPEVVTFDTDFGVKFGTFICFDILFREPALQLTREHKVTDIVYPTAWYSEAPFLTAVQTQAGWSFAEDVNLLASGYNRPDVGNVGSGIYLGRKGDGIAIMPNTIHEEILIFNVPKIKKKSRYEKNRSHSKKDELKAESYHNGKEYIHEELRKKQKNNITYNDKIFLLHEDIYAFETVSLKERSFTGIIQTVCQNDFCCEFTVEITKVDPNTKYRLVVFNGIRRYVAVKAKVRVCGIVQCSSDSILSCGSVQESNTVFSNIEIVAKFHNYKNNLIMPSTLGSDLLPLKDWTFNEYTHDNNINVNMFLNNDTNNLVTFGIYSRDFNTNTETRTYFYIIVYIVALLLTFLFKLH, via the exons ATGCCAGTAGAATTACAGTCCGCACGAAATAACCTCACGCTCAAGAAACTTGTAACGCCCACAGTGCTTACGCTTATACAAATGAATATACTCCAG AAACAGTTTAAATTGTCGAATATGAATCGGCACTGGATTATTGGTTATTTACTAGTAGTATGTGCACATCTATCGCATCAG AGATCAACACTAGACGCAACAACGTACGTAGCGGCTGTAGTAGAGTATCcctcaaaatatttaactaacaTCAGTGAAACTTTGAAAGTAAATTCCGATGCGTATGTCAGACTTATTACAAAAGCAGGTCATCTTTAT aaagctgatataattgttttccCTGAAGATGGTTTGACCTCAACGCATTTGccagagagagaagaaatggAAGATTGGACAACTATTATACCTAGTGCCTCGGACAATTATACACCTTGTACTCAAAATACTGTTGAAGTCAGCGAG gcattgaaaaaaatatcatgtgcTGCAAGCGACAATGAAATCTATGTAGTAATCAATATCGCTGAGAAAGCAGCTTGCAATTCCACACCTTGTCCAAAGgacaaaatattctattacaaCAGTAATGTTGTATTCGATCGCACAGGAAAGATTATTGCCAG gTATCGTAAAGTGAATCTTTTTGCAACGGAACCCCAATTTAATGTGACACCAATACCAGAAGTAGTGACTTTCGATACTGACTTTGGAGTGAAATTCGGAACTTTTATAtgctttgatattttatttcgtgaACCTGCATTGCAATTGACAAGAGAACATAAAGTTACTGACATTGTATATCCTACAGCATGGTATTCTGAGGCACCATTCTTAACAG ctGTGCAAACGCAAGCTGGATGGTCATTTGCTGAAGATGTAAACCTCTTAGCTTCGGGCTATAACAGACCTGACGTTGGCAATGTTGGTAGTGGAATTTACTTag gTCGTAAAGGAGACGGTATAGCAATAATGCCTAATACTATACACGaagaaatattgatatttaatgtacccaaaataaaaaagaaaagtagatatgaaaaaaatcgcagtCATTCAAAAAAGGATGAACTGAAAGCTGAGTCATATCACAATGGAAAGGAGTATATACACGAAGAATTACGTAAAAAGCAGAAAaacaatataacatataacgATAAAATATTCCTGTTACACGAAGATATTTACGCTTTTGAAACAGTTTCTTTGAAAGAAAGAAGTTTCACTGGAATCATACAAACTGTCTGCCAAAATGATTTCTGCTGCGAGTTTACAGTAGAAATTACGAAAGTAGATccaaatacaaaatatcgtTTAGTAGTTTTTAATGGTATTCGTCGTTACGTTGCCGTTAAAGCTAAAGTGCGTGTATGCGGCATAGTACAATGCTCGAGTGACTCGATCTTGTCATGCGGTTCTGTGCAAGAATCAAATACAGTTTTTAGCAATATTGAAATAGTGGCAAAGTTccacaattataaaaacaatttaattatgccTTCTACATTAGGTTCAGATTTACTTCCTCTAAAAGATTGGACATTTAATGAATACACTCACGACAATAACATAAACGTTAACATGTTCCTAAATAAcgatacaaataatttagtaaCGTTTGGAATATATTCGAGAGACTTTAATACAAACACTGAAACCAGAACATACTTTTATATCATTGTTTACATTGTAGCATTATTACTGACgttcttatttaaattgcattaa